A region of Planococcus sp. MSAK28401 DNA encodes the following proteins:
- a CDS encoding DUF6920 family protein, producing MKRRWPVLALTSLVVFGAYRKYKDMTRLVKPTWPEVRHAGEVEKARTGNLPKPIAKWLEASGAIGREQVMGVYVKQVGWMKTKPDQEEWTESTAEQYSFVEPPSFYWKARMKVDGLFVTGSDSFRDGRAGMRIRFAGLVPINRTMPDGKLDESALQRFLMEMAWLPGLVFSPYVRFLNSNEHSVEAEMTYNGSTANVTFEFDETGRMKRARAMRYKEVGEDAKRLPCIAEVHEWQTVDGIEIPRRIDITWMIDGQAFTWYKFTVEAAKFNPRVPDAW from the coding sequence ATGAAACGCAGATGGCCGGTTTTAGCATTGACATCACTTGTGGTATTCGGAGCTTACCGAAAATACAAAGACATGACGCGGCTCGTTAAGCCGACGTGGCCGGAAGTCCGTCACGCCGGGGAAGTGGAGAAAGCGAGAACGGGCAATCTCCCAAAACCAATCGCTAAATGGCTGGAAGCAAGCGGCGCAATCGGCCGCGAACAAGTGATGGGCGTTTATGTAAAGCAAGTGGGCTGGATGAAAACCAAACCCGACCAGGAAGAATGGACCGAATCGACCGCCGAGCAATACAGTTTTGTCGAACCGCCGTCGTTTTATTGGAAAGCGCGCATGAAAGTGGATGGTTTGTTCGTCACAGGGTCCGACAGTTTTCGGGACGGCCGCGCGGGCATGCGCATTCGCTTTGCGGGGCTCGTGCCGATCAACCGGACAATGCCCGACGGCAAGCTCGATGAATCGGCTTTGCAGCGCTTTTTAATGGAGATGGCCTGGCTGCCTGGGCTGGTGTTCAGCCCATATGTGCGCTTTTTGAATAGTAACGAACATTCCGTGGAAGCGGAAATGACCTATAACGGGTCGACCGCCAATGTGACATTCGAATTTGATGAAACAGGGCGCATGAAGCGGGCGCGTGCGATGCGCTATAAAGAGGTCGGCGAAGATGCCAAGCGCTTGCCGTGCATCGCAGAAGTGCATGAATGGCAAACAGTTGACGGCATCGAAATCCCGAGGCGAATCGACATCACCTGGATGATCGACGGCCAAGCCTTCACTTGGTATAAATTCACCGTCGAAGCCGCCAAATTCAACCCGCGCGTCCCGGATGCCTGGTAG
- a CDS encoding LacI family DNA-binding transcriptional regulator yields MTTIKDVAKKANVSVSVVSKSFNNYKDVKEETRQRVLAVAQELNYSPNINAKNLSSKKQMTFGLISSGVLNDNEKDNNAFDIFKGVYQAISESHFELSIYLIDSQQQKMQSYVQYCRERNIGGAILQGIRTDDQYYKELIDTSLPCVVLDIMNDTSNALIGTVSIDNAAASEKITKYILEKNHRDICLITGTAETYVNEERMRGVEQALSEYGMCLGDVDIVDGGFSEDKAYELAAAYLQRHRPTAFLCFSDLMAIGVMKAIKEAGLQIPQDVSVTGFDDLVISSYTHPELTTIRQDFVEIGRTAAQLLQDIKEHKNKQQHVWVKHQLIERKSVKNLAGN; encoded by the coding sequence ATGACGACGATCAAAGACGTGGCGAAAAAAGCGAATGTATCGGTCAGTGTCGTTTCCAAATCATTCAATAATTACAAGGACGTCAAAGAAGAAACGCGCCAACGCGTACTGGCGGTAGCCCAGGAACTGAATTATTCACCGAACATCAATGCCAAAAATCTGTCTTCAAAAAAGCAGATGACGTTTGGGTTGATTTCTTCGGGAGTGCTCAATGACAACGAAAAAGACAATAACGCCTTCGATATTTTCAAGGGCGTTTACCAGGCGATTTCGGAAAGCCATTTTGAGTTATCTATCTACCTTATTGACTCCCAGCAGCAAAAAATGCAGAGCTATGTCCAGTATTGCCGCGAGCGAAATATCGGTGGGGCAATTTTGCAAGGGATCCGGACCGATGACCAGTATTATAAGGAATTGATTGATACTAGCTTGCCGTGTGTCGTCCTGGATATCATGAACGATACATCGAACGCACTTATTGGGACGGTATCGATCGACAATGCGGCAGCCAGTGAAAAAATCACTAAATATATACTGGAGAAAAACCATCGCGATATCTGTCTTATTACCGGCACGGCCGAGACCTATGTCAATGAAGAACGTATGCGGGGAGTTGAGCAAGCACTGTCTGAATATGGCATGTGTCTTGGCGATGTCGATATAGTGGACGGGGGTTTTTCGGAAGATAAGGCATATGAGCTTGCCGCCGCATATCTGCAGCGGCATCGGCCAACAGCATTTCTATGCTTCAGTGATTTGATGGCAATCGGCGTAATGAAAGCCATCAAAGAAGCCGGCTTGCAAATACCCCAGGACGTCTCGGTGACCGGCTTTGACGATTTGGTAATCAGCAGTTACACGCACCCTGAGCTGACGACAATTCGCCAGGACTTTGTAGAAATCGGCAGGACTGCCGCCCAATTGCTGCAAGACATTAAAGAACACAAGAATAAACAGCAGCATGTCTGGGTGAAGCACCAATTAATCGAACGGAAGAGCGTGAAAAATTTAGCAGGCAATTGA
- a CDS encoding carbohydrate ABC transporter permease: MKFIRTWSKEILLFLMALVFLSPIYIIFVNSFKTRQELYENTLAFPKEFGLQFYSEAMDQMDFFNAFLNSMYVTVVSVVFIIVLSSMMAWMLARSGNGISTVIFMTMIATMLIPFQTIMMPLMQLVTGITRETGIPLYNSLSGLIFMNIGFNAALSVFLYHGFVKSIPVSLEEAATIDGASKFGVFWRIIFPILTPITATVAILNVILIWNDFLLPSLTLIDKGLRTIPLSVFYFFGEFTIEWNLAMAGLTLTIIPVVIFYMIAQKYIIKGIGEGAIK; the protein is encoded by the coding sequence ATGAAGTTCATACGGACATGGTCTAAAGAAATCTTGCTCTTCCTGATGGCGCTCGTCTTCTTATCGCCGATCTACATTATCTTTGTCAACTCTTTCAAAACCCGCCAGGAATTATATGAGAACACCCTAGCGTTTCCAAAAGAGTTTGGCCTGCAATTCTATAGTGAAGCGATGGACCAAATGGATTTCTTCAATGCGTTCCTGAACTCGATGTACGTTACAGTCGTTTCAGTCGTATTCATCATCGTTTTGTCTTCCATGATGGCCTGGATGCTTGCACGGTCCGGCAACGGGATCAGCACCGTGATTTTTATGACGATGATTGCAACGATGCTTATCCCGTTCCAGACAATCATGATGCCTTTGATGCAATTGGTGACCGGCATTACGAGAGAAACCGGTATTCCATTGTACAATTCACTCAGCGGCTTGATTTTCATGAACATCGGTTTTAATGCCGCGCTGTCTGTCTTTTTGTACCATGGGTTCGTCAAATCGATTCCAGTGTCTTTGGAAGAAGCGGCGACCATCGATGGTGCCTCGAAGTTCGGCGTGTTCTGGCGGATCATTTTCCCGATTTTGACGCCGATCACTGCAACGGTCGCGATTTTGAATGTTATCTTGATATGGAATGATTTCCTCTTGCCTTCTTTGACACTAATCGATAAAGGCTTGCGCACCATCCCGCTTTCCGTTTTTTACTTTTTTGGTGAATTCACCATTGAGTGGAATTTGGCCATGGCCGGGCTGACCTTGACGATTATTCCCGTGGTGATATTCTATATGATCGCTCAGAAATACATTATTAAAGGAATTGGGGAAGGCGCTATTAAATAA
- a CDS encoding copper resistance CopC family protein — protein MKKTLILLSALLVLPMTAHAHSVLESSTPAEGSVIAEPLEQVVLDFSAGIEQGSDMSMTMDGTAVDFSEVAVMEDQLIGTPAQELEDGSYVVEYDVLSQDGHPIQGSLAFELQAGEEEAAQEEQAEEAAQEEQAEEAADEQEAEDEATESEQTEASDVEQASSGEPEAPSEDAGSSMTLIIAGIAIILLIAAVVLMRRKR, from the coding sequence ATGAAGAAGACCTTGATTTTATTAAGTGCATTATTGGTGTTGCCGATGACAGCGCACGCCCATTCCGTGTTGGAGTCATCTACTCCGGCTGAGGGTTCGGTAATCGCTGAGCCATTGGAACAAGTGGTGCTCGATTTTAGTGCCGGCATCGAACAAGGCAGTGACATGTCGATGACGATGGATGGGACCGCTGTCGATTTCAGCGAAGTGGCCGTGATGGAAGATCAATTGATCGGCACACCGGCTCAGGAACTGGAGGACGGTTCTTATGTCGTGGAATATGATGTATTGAGCCAAGATGGCCATCCGATCCAAGGTTCACTGGCTTTTGAGTTGCAGGCAGGCGAGGAAGAAGCGGCTCAAGAAGAGCAGGCTGAAGAAGCTGCGCAGGAAGAACAAGCTGAAGAAGCGGCGGACGAACAGGAAGCTGAAGATGAAGCAACAGAATCGGAACAAACTGAAGCTTCGGATGTGGAGCAAGCGTCAAGCGGGGAACCTGAAGCCCCTTCGGAAGACGCGGGATCTAGCATGACTTTGATCATTGCGGGCATCGCCATTATCCTGTTGATTGCTGCCGTTGTCTTAATGCGTAGAAAACGATGA
- the pgmB gene encoding beta-phosphoglucomutase — MAHSAELIIYDLDGVITDTAEFHFLAWKQLAEELDITFDRRFNERLKGISRMDSLELILALGGSKTALSMEKKLELAARKNGYYLELIEEISPGHILPGIKTLLDDNKQAGVKIALGSASKNAPHILDMLELSDYFDYIVDAAQVQKGKPDPETFTNAADALGVAYENCIGVEDAAAGVDAINSAGMFSVAVGDQSHLGHAHYRVDDTKDLMFENMIQCFQDWRKI, encoded by the coding sequence ATGGCACACTCCGCAGAACTTATCATTTATGATCTCGATGGCGTCATTACCGATACGGCAGAATTTCATTTTCTGGCGTGGAAGCAACTCGCCGAAGAACTGGATATCACGTTTGACCGGCGTTTCAATGAGCGCCTCAAAGGAATCAGCCGCATGGATTCGCTCGAACTTATACTCGCGTTGGGCGGCTCTAAAACTGCGCTATCTATGGAAAAGAAACTCGAACTCGCGGCACGCAAGAACGGCTACTATCTGGAGCTTATCGAAGAAATCAGCCCAGGCCATATCCTCCCCGGCATTAAAACCTTATTGGATGACAACAAACAAGCAGGTGTCAAAATTGCGCTCGGGTCTGCCAGTAAAAATGCACCGCATATTCTAGACATGCTGGAACTCAGTGATTATTTCGATTACATCGTGGACGCCGCACAAGTTCAAAAAGGCAAACCGGATCCCGAAACTTTCACCAATGCTGCGGACGCGTTAGGGGTTGCATATGAAAATTGCATTGGCGTGGAAGACGCAGCGGCAGGAGTCGATGCGATCAATAGCGCAGGCATGTTCTCGGTTGCTGTCGGCGATCAATCTCATTTGGGCCATGCCCATTATCGGGTAGACGATACAAAAGATTTGATGTTCGAAAACATGATTCAATGCTTTCAAGATTGGCGTAAAATCTAA
- a CDS encoding YesL family protein, whose product MLELKGIAGVLYTASEWVMRLTAVNLMWFILSLPFFTLLVTIDISDPAAWIWFGVAAWLFASFLFFPATATVFSVVRSWIVEGDYSSSFKKYIQYLKSDYQSSVKSGAFFASAWLIWYYNYFYFYSIQNNIAFFFLVIGLGMFIFTVNFLSISAHYNMSRNDRFKNAFLISAGRPLASLSILASSAVLIWASVFQLLWLVPLMLCSLLAFMSFAAFHKATLKILEKASQDTAS is encoded by the coding sequence ATGCTGGAACTGAAAGGAATCGCAGGTGTGCTGTATACAGCGAGTGAGTGGGTGATGCGGCTGACTGCCGTCAATTTGATGTGGTTCATTTTAAGCTTGCCATTCTTTACGCTGCTTGTGACAATCGATATCAGTGATCCCGCTGCCTGGATTTGGTTCGGCGTGGCGGCTTGGTTATTTGCCTCCTTTTTGTTTTTCCCAGCGACGGCAACGGTGTTTTCAGTAGTCCGGAGTTGGATCGTAGAGGGGGATTATTCTTCGTCGTTCAAAAAGTATATTCAATACTTGAAGTCGGATTACCAATCCAGCGTCAAATCCGGGGCATTTTTCGCATCGGCCTGGCTCATCTGGTATTACAATTATTTTTACTTTTACAGCATACAAAATAATATCGCTTTCTTCTTTCTGGTCATCGGCCTCGGCATGTTTATCTTCACGGTCAATTTCTTGTCGATCAGTGCCCATTACAATATGAGCCGCAACGACCGGTTCAAGAATGCGTTTCTCATCTCAGCGGGGCGCCCGCTGGCGAGCTTATCCATTCTAGCGAGCAGCGCAGTGCTCATATGGGCCAGTGTGTTCCAGTTATTGTGGCTGGTGCCTTTAATGCTTTGCTCATTGCTTGCGTTCATGTCGTTTGCCGCATTCCACAAGGCGACATTGAAAATTTTGGAAAAGGCGTCGCAGGACACGGCATCATGA
- a CDS encoding copper resistance D family protein: MNWLIASSDFFLYVVLAFLAGDVVLRFIHPEKKPLVEVPKKWLMLALASIPFLLAPPVIQLVLLLGDSFGLLQALTDVTTEFRTGQSYVFGVLMAVAWLVVVWRDGSAVLRAFWLVLSVLNVAYASHAASIADWQGFTAHALHFLALVLWAGVLIHIAWFMKNGRDWRAFLKWFTPFAVAMMVILIGSGIWLMLFFVAPEDYASSWILPYGQLLLLKHLSIVPLLFAAFINAALSRSDAPNRSWLKVESWLLLLVLLITAFMSKLAPPHNINETFRLEGSAPFVEWFAGPQYLPVHAVWTPNIDGFLMMAIGLIFLGLQWLGYRKQLPEWLSLIFGLGFVAATYIGLMFSFLF; this comes from the coding sequence ATGAATTGGCTGATCGCGTCATCGGATTTTTTCCTTTACGTGGTGCTGGCCTTTCTCGCAGGGGACGTCGTCTTGCGGTTCATTCATCCAGAAAAAAAGCCGCTTGTTGAAGTCCCGAAAAAATGGCTAATGCTTGCGCTTGCGTCGATCCCGTTCTTGCTTGCGCCTCCTGTCATCCAGCTCGTTTTATTGCTGGGGGATAGCTTTGGGCTGCTTCAAGCTTTGACGGATGTCACGACGGAATTTCGCACCGGCCAAAGCTATGTATTCGGCGTCTTGATGGCCGTGGCTTGGTTGGTCGTGGTATGGCGAGATGGATCGGCGGTGCTGCGTGCGTTTTGGCTCGTACTCAGCGTGCTCAATGTGGCATATGCAAGCCATGCGGCATCGATTGCAGATTGGCAAGGATTTACGGCGCACGCGCTTCATTTCCTGGCGCTTGTATTATGGGCCGGCGTCTTGATCCACATCGCCTGGTTTATGAAAAACGGGCGCGATTGGCGTGCGTTTCTTAAATGGTTCACGCCGTTTGCGGTGGCCATGATGGTCATTTTGATCGGCAGCGGAATTTGGCTTATGCTGTTTTTCGTGGCGCCGGAAGATTATGCGAGCTCGTGGATCTTGCCTTATGGACAGCTATTGCTGCTGAAACATTTGAGCATCGTTCCGCTCCTGTTCGCCGCGTTCATCAATGCCGCCTTGTCGAGAAGTGATGCGCCGAACCGCTCCTGGCTCAAGGTGGAGAGTTGGCTCTTGCTATTGGTGTTATTGATTACCGCCTTTATGAGCAAGCTCGCCCCGCCGCATAATATCAACGAAACGTTCCGGCTAGAAGGCAGCGCGCCATTTGTCGAATGGTTCGCAGGGCCGCAGTATCTGCCGGTGCATGCGGTATGGACGCCGAATATCGACGGATTTTTGATGATGGCGATCGGCTTGATTTTCCTGGGCTTGCAATGGCTGGGATATCGCAAACAACTGCCCGAATGGTTATCGTTAATTTTCGGTCTCGGGTTTGTCGCAGCGACTTACATTGGATTAATGTTCAGTTTCCTATTTTAA
- a CDS encoding ABC transporter ATP-binding protein translates to MSSLTLKNVKKEYDKGVVSVQDFNLEIRDKEFLVLVGPSGCGKSTTLRMIAGLEDITEGDLYIGDKRVNDISPKDRGIAMVFQNYALYPHMNVYDNMAFSLKLSKMKKADIKTRVENAANILGLQDYLMRKPKALSGGQRQRVALGRAIVRDAEVFLMDEPLSNLDAKLRVQMRTEIQKLHRRLQTTTVYVTHDQTEAMTMATRLVVMKDGFIQQVGSPKEVYDEPDNIFVGGFIGSPAMNFLSGRLEGNQFVMGEVSVRVPDSKLKALRDNDYDGKEVILGIRPEDIHDEPIFLEHSPDTKIRAAIEVAELMGAEIMLYSSVDNQDFVARVDSRFSVKAGETINMAFDMNKVHFFDKDSELRIK, encoded by the coding sequence ATGAGCAGTTTAACCTTAAAGAACGTTAAAAAAGAATACGATAAAGGTGTCGTCTCGGTACAAGATTTTAACTTGGAAATCCGCGATAAGGAATTTCTCGTATTGGTTGGCCCATCAGGTTGCGGGAAATCGACAACATTGCGGATGATCGCAGGGCTTGAAGACATTACGGAAGGCGATCTCTATATCGGCGATAAGCGGGTCAACGATATATCCCCGAAAGACCGCGGCATCGCGATGGTTTTCCAAAACTATGCCCTTTACCCACATATGAATGTCTACGATAATATGGCGTTCAGCTTGAAATTGAGCAAAATGAAAAAAGCCGATATCAAGACGCGTGTAGAAAATGCAGCAAACATTCTGGGCTTGCAAGATTATTTGATGCGCAAACCAAAAGCTTTATCTGGCGGCCAGCGCCAGCGTGTTGCCTTGGGTCGTGCAATTGTCCGCGATGCAGAAGTTTTCCTCATGGATGAACCTTTATCCAACCTGGATGCCAAACTGCGCGTCCAAATGCGCACGGAAATCCAGAAACTCCATCGGCGCCTGCAGACGACAACAGTGTATGTAACACATGATCAGACAGAAGCAATGACGATGGCAACACGCCTCGTCGTCATGAAAGACGGATTCATCCAGCAAGTTGGTTCGCCTAAAGAAGTTTACGATGAGCCCGATAATATCTTTGTAGGAGGCTTCATCGGGTCGCCTGCAATGAACTTTCTGTCCGGACGCCTTGAAGGCAATCAATTTGTAATGGGCGAAGTTAGCGTGCGAGTACCTGACAGTAAACTGAAAGCACTGCGTGACAACGACTATGATGGTAAGGAAGTGATTCTTGGCATCCGTCCGGAAGATATCCATGACGAACCGATTTTCCTCGAACATTCACCGGATACGAAAATCCGTGCTGCTATTGAAGTAGCGGAATTGATGGGGGCGGAAATCATGTTGTACTCATCTGTCGATAACCAGGATTTCGTCGCCCGCGTCGATTCCCGTTTCAGTGTAAAAGCTGGAGAAACCATCAATATGGCATTCGATATGAACAAAGTGCATTTCTTTGATAAAGATTCAGAACTGCGGATTAAATAA
- a CDS encoding glycoside hydrolase family 65 protein — translation MSWKLTKYELDNDNLLTNESLLSLGNGYLGVRGNFEEGYTDGFKSIRGTYINAFHDETEISYGEKLYGFPETQQKLLNVIDAQSVDIYVDDERFSLFDGELLAFERNLHMDAGFAERNVHWISPKGKEVKIHFRRMVSFVTKELFVLDIQIEPITPVERVKIVSTVNGDVSNYVDKEDPRVASGHAKRLHVTEARQDAAASIVKAKTYVTGLEAACVSSATVQAESCEYSSQLTDSVVEETYVCQGVGAVHFTKFNIFTDTLRHGQDLIDEGKVLLHQVQDKNFDELLEGQKAYLDNYWAVSDIEIEGDQRVQEGIRFNLYHLLQSVGKDPASNIAAKGLSGEGYEGHYFWDTEIYMFPVFLMTNPVIAKNLLLHRYSILGHAKERAKELGHEKGALFPWRTITGSESSAFFPAGTAQYHISADIAYSYIQFYLATKDEAFMKNYMAEVLFETARLWADTGHMQNGQFRIDDVTGPDEYTCIVNNNYYTNVMAKHNLLWAVKIYRMLEQQDEDHLRQLASRLELTENEVEAWKSAGENMYLPYDETLGINAQDDSFLQKARWDIKKTPREKFPLLLHYHPLTLYRHQVLKQADTVLAHFLLEDEQNLDTIKNSYDYYEEITTHDSSLSSCVHSIMASKLGYSEKAYSYFNETALLDLENTHKNTKDGLHMANMGGTWLGIVYGFAGLRLKESGLSLSPVLPAEWNAFKFHLRYQARVLKVQKTREATIYTLVEGESLEITHNGEALVVESGKELVVPEDAV, via the coding sequence ATGAGCTGGAAACTAACGAAATATGAGCTGGATAACGATAATTTACTCACCAACGAAAGCCTGCTGTCCCTAGGGAACGGCTATTTGGGGGTCAGAGGGAATTTTGAAGAAGGCTATACGGACGGATTCAAATCAATTCGCGGAACCTACATCAATGCTTTTCATGATGAAACGGAAATCAGCTACGGCGAAAAGTTATACGGGTTCCCGGAAACTCAGCAAAAGCTATTGAACGTCATCGATGCCCAGTCAGTCGATATTTATGTGGATGATGAACGCTTTTCCTTGTTTGATGGAGAACTGCTGGCGTTCGAACGCAATTTACATATGGACGCAGGATTCGCGGAACGAAACGTCCATTGGATATCACCTAAAGGAAAAGAAGTTAAAATCCACTTCAGGCGAATGGTTTCGTTTGTGACGAAAGAATTGTTCGTGCTGGATATTCAAATTGAACCTATTACTCCGGTAGAGCGGGTGAAGATCGTCTCTACTGTCAATGGAGATGTCAGCAACTATGTCGATAAAGAAGATCCCCGGGTGGCATCAGGCCATGCTAAGCGACTGCATGTGACAGAGGCAAGGCAAGATGCCGCGGCATCGATTGTCAAAGCCAAAACGTATGTAACTGGCCTCGAAGCGGCATGCGTCTCGTCAGCCACTGTACAAGCAGAAAGCTGCGAGTACAGCAGCCAGCTGACCGATTCTGTTGTTGAAGAAACCTATGTATGTCAAGGTGTCGGTGCTGTGCACTTTACCAAATTCAATATTTTTACCGATACTTTGCGGCATGGGCAAGATTTGATCGATGAAGGAAAAGTGCTGCTCCACCAAGTACAAGACAAAAACTTCGACGAATTGCTCGAAGGCCAAAAAGCTTATCTAGACAATTACTGGGCAGTCTCGGATATCGAAATTGAAGGCGACCAACGCGTACAAGAAGGAATCCGATTCAATCTATACCATCTCCTCCAGTCTGTCGGCAAGGATCCGGCAAGCAATATCGCTGCAAAAGGCTTATCGGGTGAAGGCTACGAAGGGCATTATTTCTGGGACACGGAAATTTACATGTTTCCGGTATTTTTGATGACCAACCCGGTAATTGCGAAAAACCTGTTGTTACACCGTTATTCGATATTGGGCCACGCGAAAGAACGCGCGAAAGAACTGGGCCACGAAAAAGGGGCCTTGTTTCCTTGGCGCACGATTACCGGTTCGGAAAGCTCCGCCTTCTTCCCGGCAGGTACCGCACAATACCATATCAGCGCTGACATAGCTTATAGCTATATTCAATTTTACTTGGCGACAAAAGATGAAGCCTTCATGAAAAACTATATGGCAGAAGTGTTATTTGAAACGGCGCGTTTATGGGCAGATACTGGGCATATGCAGAACGGCCAGTTCCGCATTGATGATGTGACGGGGCCGGATGAGTACACTTGCATCGTGAATAATAATTATTACACGAACGTAATGGCCAAGCATAATTTGCTATGGGCAGTAAAGATCTACCGTATGTTGGAACAGCAAGATGAGGATCACTTAAGGCAGTTGGCAAGCCGCCTGGAGCTGACCGAAAACGAAGTGGAAGCATGGAAGAGTGCTGGCGAAAACATGTACTTGCCGTACGATGAAACTCTGGGAATCAATGCTCAGGATGATAGCTTCCTGCAAAAGGCAAGATGGGATATCAAGAAAACGCCTCGTGAGAAGTTTCCGTTATTGCTTCATTACCATCCTTTGACTTTGTACCGCCATCAAGTATTGAAGCAAGCAGATACAGTACTGGCTCATTTTTTACTGGAAGACGAGCAGAATCTTGACACGATTAAAAATTCCTATGATTATTATGAAGAAATCACCACACACGATTCTTCGTTATCCTCTTGTGTTCACAGCATCATGGCATCCAAGCTCGGCTATTCGGAAAAGGCGTATAGCTATTTTAACGAAACCGCGTTATTGGATTTGGAAAACACCCATAAAAACACCAAGGATGGGCTGCATATGGCGAATATGGGCGGCACTTGGCTCGGCATTGTCTATGGATTTGCAGGGCTCCGGTTGAAGGAAAGCGGACTGTCGCTGTCTCCGGTGCTTCCGGCGGAATGGAATGCCTTCAAGTTTCATCTGCGCTATCAGGCGAGGGTGCTGAAAGTCCAAAAAACACGTGAAGCGACGATCTACACGCTCGTTGAAGGGGAAAGTCTCGAGATCACCCACAACGGCGAAGCGCTAGTAGTGGAAAGTGGAAAAGAGTTGGTCGTGCCGGAAGATGCAGTATGA